Genomic segment of Candidatus Zixiibacteriota bacterium:
GTCGCAGGAGCAGCCGATCCGTTTCAACTGGTTTAGAATCTTGTCTTTGTTGCCGTATGCCCACTTTCGGGTATGCTCCAAAAATTTCTCCCGCCCGATTTCGCGGCGGGTGGTGCCGTTTTTCGCCAACTGTTTTTCCACGATGACCTGGGTGGCAATTCCGGCATGGTCGGCGCCCGGAATCCACTCCGCTTCATACCCGGCCATTCGCTTCTGGCGGATTAAAATATCCTGTATGGTATTATTAAGGGCATGACCCAGATGAAGAATGTCGGTCACATTGGGGGGAGGAATGACAATCGAGTACGGCTTTTTTGTTTTGTCGATTTTGCCGTGAAAATAGCCGGCGTCAAGCCACTCCTTGTACAGTCTGTCTTCAACCGTTTTGGGGTCATACGGCTGGGCTTTGGGCTTTTCTTCTGTCTTAGTACTCATATATCTCTTTCAAAACCTGCAATTATACCGCCCAATATACTGTTTGTCAAGGCGAAGCGGTATATACAAAAAGTCCTTTGAATAAGGGCGGAAATCCGTATTTTTGGATATTATCGACCAAACCTGCCAATTTCAAAGGAACTATATGCAGATAAATAACAGTGAGCCGTTCAATAAGTTGAGAGAAATAATGGCGATTCTCCGCTCGCCTGAGGGTTGCGCCTGGGACCGCAAGCAGACCCATCGGTCGCTTCTGCCGTACCTTATCGAGGAGGCGTATGAAGTGGTGGAAGCGGTGGAAAACGAAGATTATAAGCATCTGAAAGAGGAACTGGGAGACCTGCTCTGCCAGATTGTCTTTCATGCTCAACTGGCAAGCGAAGCGGGGCGGTTCACTCTTGATGATTCTATCAATGAAATCAATCAGAAACTGATAAGCCGTCACCCCCATGTCTTCGGGGAGAAAAAAGACCTTAAGCCGCAGGAAGTTCGGGACCAGTGGGAGAAGATTAAAGTCAATTCGGGGGAGAAAGAATCGGTGATATCGGGAATACCAAAATCGGCGCCGGCGCTTCTTAAGGCGTATCGTTTCGGCGAGAAGGCCGGGGGAGTAGGTTTTGACTGGAAGGATGCCGGGGAGGTCTTTCTCAAGGTAAAAGAGGAATTACGGGAGATTGAAGCGGAGATACCATCGGGGAATAAAGAGCGGATTGAAGAGGAACTGGGCGACCTGCTCTTTGTGCTGGCGTCATTTGCCCGGAAACTGGAGATAAACCCGGAACAGGCGCTCAATAAGACGCTGCTCAAGTTTTCGAAGCGGTTCGCTTTTATCGAGAAGAAGGTGAAGGAATCGGGGCGGAAGTTCGGGGAGTTTTCGATTGACGAACTGGAGGCGTTCTGGCAGGAGGCGAAGGAGTAGCGGTGTGAGCGGGCGACTTTGCCGAGCTTCCGCCGAATTTTGTCAAGAGTCCACCGCGGCGGACTGACGGCGAGAGGATATCGCGGCAGGCTCGCCTCGAAAGGTGTCGAGCCTAAGGGTCTGCCGCAACGGTTAATTACAGCAAAAAGGGCGGCGCTGCCGCCGCCCTCTCAATCCAGGCCATTTCTCTTAGTCAGACTATCACCAATCGGTTTTCACATTTATGAAAACAGTTTTATTATCCCGCCAGATGAAGAACACCACCTCTTTTGGCTTCTGTTCGGCGATTCTGTTCAGGACTTTCTTGGCATCCTCCACCGATGTCACTTTTTCGCCATCAATCGACTGAATTATATAACCGGGCATTATATCGGCGACTGATGCCCATCCGCCCGATTCGACCTCTTTGACCATTACCCCTTTGAACTCCTTACGGTCGAGATTGAAGACATTATAATCGGCGAAGACCAGGTCGCGGAGGGTGAACTCAAAATTGAAGTCTTCGTACGACGGCGCTTCCGCG
This window contains:
- the mazG gene encoding nucleoside triphosphate pyrophosphohydrolase, translating into MQINNSEPFNKLREIMAILRSPEGCAWDRKQTHRSLLPYLIEEAYEVVEAVENEDYKHLKEELGDLLCQIVFHAQLASEAGRFTLDDSINEINQKLISRHPHVFGEKKDLKPQEVRDQWEKIKVNSGEKESVISGIPKSAPALLKAYRFGEKAGGVGFDWKDAGEVFLKVKEELREIEAEIPSGNKERIEEELGDLLFVLASFARKLEINPEQALNKTLLKFSKRFAFIEKKVKESGRKFGEFSIDELEAFWQEAKE